A DNA window from Engystomops pustulosus chromosome 6, aEngPut4.maternal, whole genome shotgun sequence contains the following coding sequences:
- the HMBS gene encoding porphobilinogen deaminase isoform X1 gives MENGNSQERRNVIRVGTRKSQLARIQTDSVVEMLTNKFPEAHFEIVAMSTTGDKILDTALSKIGEKSLFTKELENALERNEVDLVVHSLKDLPTSLPPGFTIGAVCKRESPYDAVVFHPKNAEKSLESLPTNSTIGTSSLRRAAQLKKHFPHLQFKDIRGNLNTRLKKLDEHDDFSAIILAAAGLRRMGWENRIDQVLSPEQCLYAVGQGALAVEVRAKDQDILNMVSALLDPQTVLRCIAERAFMKRLEGGCSVPVAVSTSIEDSQLYLTGAVYSLDGSDCLKETMQRTVVFPHEDVEGPNDDCQHVGITALGVPRRALEAADYLGTELADLLLSRGAKEILTVARQLNDAR, from the exons ATGGAGAACGGAAATTCACAG GAACGAAGAAATGTCATCCGAGTTGGTACCCGGAAAAGCCAG CTGGCGCGTATCCAGACGGACAGCGTGGTGGAAATGCTGACCAACAAGTTCCCTGAGGCTCACTTTGAAATTG TTGCCATGTCAACGACGGGAGACAAGATATTAGATACTGCTTTATCGAAG attggAGAAAAGAGTCTCTTTACTAAGGAGCTGGAGAACGCCCTGGAGAGAAATGA GGTGGATCTTGTTGTTCATTCACTGAAGGATTTGCCGACATCGCTACCTCCCGGATTTACCATTGGAGCTGTGTGCAA gcGTGAAAGTCCGTATGATGCAGTTGTTTTTCACCCCAAGAACGCAGAAAAGTCTTTGGAGAGTTTACCCACAAATAG taCAATCGGGACAAGTTCTCTTCGTAGAGCAGCTCAGCTGAAGAAGCACTTCCCTCACCTACAGTTTAAGGATATT CGGGGTAACTTGAACACTCGCTTGAAAAAGCTGGATGAACACGATGACTTCAGTGCCATCATTTTGGCTGCTGCTGGGCTCCGTCGCATGGGTTGGGAGAACCGAATCGATCAG GTCCTGTCCCCTGAGCAGTGTCTATATGCGGTGGGTCAG GGTGCATTGGCTGTGGAGGTTAGAGCCAAGGACCAGGACATCCTGAACATGGTTAGTGCCTTACTGGACCCCCAGACTGTGCTACGTTGCATCGCTGAAAGGGCGTTCATGAAAAGACTG GAGGGGGGCTGCAGCGTGCCTGTGGCAGTATCCACATCGATTGAGGATTCTCAG CTGTATCTTACCGGAGCCGTATACAGCCTGGATGGATCAGACTGCCTGAAGGAGACCATGCAGAGAACTGTTGTGTTCCCACATGAG GATGTAGAAGGACCAAACGATGACTGTCAGCATGTAGGGATCACTGCCCTCGGCGTACCGCGCCGGGCCCTGGAAGCCGCAGATTATTTAGGCACAGAGCTGGCGGACCTACTGCTGAGCAGAGGCGCCAAAGAGATCCTGACCGTGGCCAGACAGCTGAACGACGCCAGATAA
- the HMBS gene encoding porphobilinogen deaminase isoform X3 gives MLTNKFPEAHFEIVAMSTTGDKILDTALSKIGEKSLFTKELENALERNEVDLVVHSLKDLPTSLPPGFTIGAVCKRESPYDAVVFHPKNAEKSLESLPTNSTIGTSSLRRAAQLKKHFPHLQFKDIRGNLNTRLKKLDEHDDFSAIILAAAGLRRMGWENRIDQVLSPEQCLYAVGQGALAVEVRAKDQDILNMVSALLDPQTVLRCIAERAFMKRLEGGCSVPVAVSTSIEDSQLYLTGAVYSLDGSDCLKETMQRTVVFPHEDVEGPNDDCQHVGITALGVPRRALEAADYLGTELADLLLSRGAKEILTVARQLNDAR, from the exons ATGCTGACCAACAAGTTCCCTGAGGCTCACTTTGAAATTG TTGCCATGTCAACGACGGGAGACAAGATATTAGATACTGCTTTATCGAAG attggAGAAAAGAGTCTCTTTACTAAGGAGCTGGAGAACGCCCTGGAGAGAAATGA GGTGGATCTTGTTGTTCATTCACTGAAGGATTTGCCGACATCGCTACCTCCCGGATTTACCATTGGAGCTGTGTGCAA gcGTGAAAGTCCGTATGATGCAGTTGTTTTTCACCCCAAGAACGCAGAAAAGTCTTTGGAGAGTTTACCCACAAATAG taCAATCGGGACAAGTTCTCTTCGTAGAGCAGCTCAGCTGAAGAAGCACTTCCCTCACCTACAGTTTAAGGATATT CGGGGTAACTTGAACACTCGCTTGAAAAAGCTGGATGAACACGATGACTTCAGTGCCATCATTTTGGCTGCTGCTGGGCTCCGTCGCATGGGTTGGGAGAACCGAATCGATCAG GTCCTGTCCCCTGAGCAGTGTCTATATGCGGTGGGTCAG GGTGCATTGGCTGTGGAGGTTAGAGCCAAGGACCAGGACATCCTGAACATGGTTAGTGCCTTACTGGACCCCCAGACTGTGCTACGTTGCATCGCTGAAAGGGCGTTCATGAAAAGACTG GAGGGGGGCTGCAGCGTGCCTGTGGCAGTATCCACATCGATTGAGGATTCTCAG CTGTATCTTACCGGAGCCGTATACAGCCTGGATGGATCAGACTGCCTGAAGGAGACCATGCAGAGAACTGTTGTGTTCCCACATGAG GATGTAGAAGGACCAAACGATGACTGTCAGCATGTAGGGATCACTGCCCTCGGCGTACCGCGCCGGGCCCTGGAAGCCGCAGATTATTTAGGCACAGAGCTGGCGGACCTACTGCTGAGCAGAGGCGCCAAAGAGATCCTGACCGTGGCCAGACAGCTGAACGACGCCAGATAA
- the HMBS gene encoding porphobilinogen deaminase isoform X2: protein MERRNVIRVGTRKSQLARIQTDSVVEMLTNKFPEAHFEIVAMSTTGDKILDTALSKIGEKSLFTKELENALERNEVDLVVHSLKDLPTSLPPGFTIGAVCKRESPYDAVVFHPKNAEKSLESLPTNSTIGTSSLRRAAQLKKHFPHLQFKDIRGNLNTRLKKLDEHDDFSAIILAAAGLRRMGWENRIDQVLSPEQCLYAVGQGALAVEVRAKDQDILNMVSALLDPQTVLRCIAERAFMKRLEGGCSVPVAVSTSIEDSQLYLTGAVYSLDGSDCLKETMQRTVVFPHEDVEGPNDDCQHVGITALGVPRRALEAADYLGTELADLLLSRGAKEILTVARQLNDAR from the exons ATG GAACGAAGAAATGTCATCCGAGTTGGTACCCGGAAAAGCCAG CTGGCGCGTATCCAGACGGACAGCGTGGTGGAAATGCTGACCAACAAGTTCCCTGAGGCTCACTTTGAAATTG TTGCCATGTCAACGACGGGAGACAAGATATTAGATACTGCTTTATCGAAG attggAGAAAAGAGTCTCTTTACTAAGGAGCTGGAGAACGCCCTGGAGAGAAATGA GGTGGATCTTGTTGTTCATTCACTGAAGGATTTGCCGACATCGCTACCTCCCGGATTTACCATTGGAGCTGTGTGCAA gcGTGAAAGTCCGTATGATGCAGTTGTTTTTCACCCCAAGAACGCAGAAAAGTCTTTGGAGAGTTTACCCACAAATAG taCAATCGGGACAAGTTCTCTTCGTAGAGCAGCTCAGCTGAAGAAGCACTTCCCTCACCTACAGTTTAAGGATATT CGGGGTAACTTGAACACTCGCTTGAAAAAGCTGGATGAACACGATGACTTCAGTGCCATCATTTTGGCTGCTGCTGGGCTCCGTCGCATGGGTTGGGAGAACCGAATCGATCAG GTCCTGTCCCCTGAGCAGTGTCTATATGCGGTGGGTCAG GGTGCATTGGCTGTGGAGGTTAGAGCCAAGGACCAGGACATCCTGAACATGGTTAGTGCCTTACTGGACCCCCAGACTGTGCTACGTTGCATCGCTGAAAGGGCGTTCATGAAAAGACTG GAGGGGGGCTGCAGCGTGCCTGTGGCAGTATCCACATCGATTGAGGATTCTCAG CTGTATCTTACCGGAGCCGTATACAGCCTGGATGGATCAGACTGCCTGAAGGAGACCATGCAGAGAACTGTTGTGTTCCCACATGAG GATGTAGAAGGACCAAACGATGACTGTCAGCATGTAGGGATCACTGCCCTCGGCGTACCGCGCCGGGCCCTGGAAGCCGCAGATTATTTAGGCACAGAGCTGGCGGACCTACTGCTGAGCAGAGGCGCCAAAGAGATCCTGACCGTGGCCAGACAGCTGAACGACGCCAGATAA